A genomic segment from Bacteroidota bacterium encodes:
- the rpsU gene encoding 30S ribosomal protein S21 has product MIYINVKENESLDKALKKFKKKFEKTGVVKELRARQSFVKPCIQNRMQNIRAAYKQKMQQQVEA; this is encoded by the coding sequence ACGTAAAAGAAAACGAATCATTAGACAAAGCGCTAAAAAAATTCAAAAAGAAGTTTGAGAAAACTGGTGTTGTTAAGGAATTACGCGCTCGTCAATCATTTGTTAAACCATGTATTCAAAATCGTATGCAAAACATTCGTGCAGCATATAAACAAAAAATGCAGCAACAAGTTGAAGCATAA